A part of Aegilops tauschii subsp. strangulata cultivar AL8/78 chromosome 2, Aet v6.0, whole genome shotgun sequence genomic DNA contains:
- the LOC109759498 gene encoding trans-cinnamate:CoA ligase, peroxisomal-like, giving the protein MDKLPKRPANYVPLNPVGFLPRASAVYGARTSVVYGRLKFTWRQTHERCRRLAAALVSLGVRKNDVVSVLAPNVPATYEMHFAVPMAAAVLNAINTRLDAKAVAVILRHAQAKVFFVDYEYVRLAHDALQIVADAGAPVPLVAVIDDIDRPTGVRLGLFKLEYEALVRKGDPAAELPSLEDEWDAVALNYTSGTTSAPKGVVYSHRGAYLNTMGQLLSWGVGNEPVYLWTLPMFHCNGWTLTWGVAARGGVNVCIRENRAADLYRAISDYGVTHMCCAPVVFNILLAGQAPRLAAPVHVLTGGAPPTAALLDRVERIGFKVTHSYGLTEAGPALACEWRHQWDLLPLAERSHLKARQGVSILSLADANVVVDDDTMSNVPRDGKSLGEIALRGSSLMKGYLKNLEANEKAFKGGWFMTGDVGVVHPDGYMEIKDRSKDVIISGGENICSKDLEYTLLQHPAVADAAVVAMPHPHWGETPCAFLVARDKAAGVCEDEVIAFCRERMSRFMVPRKVVVIDALPRNALGKVEKVKLRDAARNLVPSTVARL; this is encoded by the coding sequence ATGGACAAGCTTCCCAAGCGCCCGGCAAACTACGTGCCACTTAATCCGGTCGGGTTCCTTCCGCGCGCCAGTGCAGTATACGGCGCCCGGACGTCGGTCGTCTACGGGCGTCTCAAGTTCACGTGGAGGCAGACGCACGAGCGCTGccgtcgcctcgccgccgccctcgtctcCCTCGGCGTCCGCAAGAACGACGTGGTCTCCGTCCTCGCGCCCAACGTGCCGGCAACGTACGAGATGCACTTCGCCGTGCCCATGGCTGCTGCCGTGCTCAACGCCATCAATACGCGCCTGGACGCCAAGGCGGTGGCGGTCATCCTGAGGCACGCCCAGGCCAAGGTCTTCTTCGTCGACTACGAGTACGTGCGCCTCGCTCACGACGCGCTCCAGATCGTTGCCGATGCCGGCGCGCCCGTTCCGCTTGTCGCCGTCATCGACGATATCGACAGGCCCACCGGCGTCCGGCTCGGCCTGTTCAAGCTTGAGTATGAGGCACTGGTCCGCAAAGGAGACCCAGCGGCGGAGCTGCCCTCGCTCGAAGACGAGTGGGATGCGGTCGCGCTCAACTACACCTCGGGGACCACGTCGGCGCCCAAGGGCGTGGTGTACAGCCACCGTGGTGCATACCTCAACACCATGGGCCAGCTGCTGTCATGGGGGGTGGGCAACGAGCCCGTGTACCTCTGGACGCTCCCCATGTTCCACTGCAACGGGTGGACACTCACGTGGGGAgtggcggcgcgcggcggcgtcAACGTCTGCATCCGCGAGAACCGCGCCGCCGACCTCTACCGTGCTATCTCCGACTACGGCGTCACTCACATGTGCTGCGCGCCCGTGGTATTCAATATCCTCCTTGCCGGCCAGGCACCGCGGCTCGCGGCTCCCGTCCACGTCCTCACTGGCGGCGCCCCGCCGACGGCCGCCCTGCTGGACCGTGTCGAGCGGATCGGTTTCAAGGTGACGCACTCCTACGGACTCACTGAGGCAGGCCCCGCTTTGGCCTGCGAGTGGCGTCACCAGTGGGACCTCCTACCGCTCGCGGAGCGCTCACACCTCAAGGCCAGGCAGGGGGTCAGCATCCTGTCTCTCGCCGATGCCAATGTCGTGGTCGACGATGACACCATGTCTAATGTGCCGCGCGACGGCAAGTCCTTGGGTGAGATCGCGCTGCGCGGCAGCAGCCTCATGAAGGGGTACCTCAAAAACCTGGAGGCGAATGAGAAGGCCTTCAAGGGCGGGTGGTTCATGACAGGCGACGTCGGCGTCGTGCACCCGGACGGGTACATGGAGATAAAGGACAGGTCAAAGGATGTGATCATCAGCGGCGGTGAGAACATCTGCAGCAAGGATCTGGAGTACACGCTGCTCCAGCACCCAGCTGTGGCGGACGCGGCAGTGGTCGCGATGCCTCACCCGCACTGGGGCGAGACGCCGTGCGCGTTCCTCGTGGCTAGAGACAAGGCTGCTGGGGTCTGCGAGGATGAAGTGATCGCCTTCTGCCGCGAGCGCATGTCACGCTTCATGGTTCCCAGGAAGGTGGTCGTCATCGACGCCCTCCCGAGGAACGCGCTGGGAAAGGTTGAGAAGGTGAAGTTACGGGATGCAGCCCGAAATCTTGTGCCCTCCACTGTGGCAAGGCTATAA
- the LOC109759499 gene encoding uncharacterized protein, translating to MERWHDERIRLYDAFTVAGLRVEAIEPGRTLCSFTVPPHLTNSSKRMHGGAVASLVDLVGSAVFFAGGSPTTGVSLDITISYLDAASANEEIEIEARVLGIRDKTGCVTVEVRRKGTGQVLAHGRHTKYLAVVSSKL from the exons ATGGAGAGGTGGCACGACGAGCGTATCCGGCTGTACGACGCCTTCACCGTAGCCGGCCTCCGCGTTGAGGCCATCGAACCCGGCCGCACCCTCTGCTCGTTCACAGTCCCTCCTCACCTCACA AACTCCAGCAAGCGCATGCATGGAGGCGCGGTGGCGTCACTGGTGGACCTGGTCGGGTCTGCGGTGTTCTTCGCCGGCGGCTCGCCGACGACCGGGGTCTCACTGGATATCACCATCTCCTACCTGGACGCCGCCAGTGCAAAC GAGGAGATCGAGATCGAGGCTCGGGTCCTCGGCATCCGCGACAAGACGGGATGCGTGACCGTGGAGGTGAGGAGGAAGGGCACTGGCCAGGTGCTCGCGCACGGCCGCCACACCAAGTATCTCGCCGTCGTCTCCAGTAAACTGTGA